Proteins from a single region of Chromobacterium sp. ATCC 53434:
- a CDS encoding HD-GYP domain-containing protein: MPENDFTAVNRHCLNHLAALASRRRVLPQDDIVGADGAMLLERRKPMEAEALAQLAGRRLRQPLEPLLRLPDFDPPATLRRRGPELAAECRFLRALFPSAADRAACVALLEGLPLNGAVALWLAMLECQGGLDHALRTCLIAVGAARLLGLPRLQQQQVALAALLHDVGELYTDPNHLAAQHTLRLEEWRHVVGHPVLGCRLVGALAGLKQPRPVALAILQHHERLDGSGYPLGSNGAQLETPGQILMLADTVSQLLEGAPDPGGRIEIALKILPGEFDYALVSALCKISREAHGHGAAAPAAGIEVLPRLLRQIGRATPCFWGMKELESSLTPAGRAHLGSSMERFDTIQRALLSTGAGELTAEPEDEELRQELAGVIGEVRWRLRNLARQIVLPLDRLPPTEKAAFLSLADALMED, encoded by the coding sequence ATGCCAGAGAACGACTTCACCGCGGTCAACCGCCACTGCCTGAACCACCTGGCCGCGCTGGCCTCCCGCCGCCGCGTGCTGCCGCAAGACGACATCGTCGGCGCCGACGGCGCGATGCTGCTGGAGCGGCGCAAGCCGATGGAGGCCGAAGCGCTGGCCCAGCTGGCCGGCCGGCGGCTGCGACAGCCGCTGGAACCGCTATTGCGGCTGCCGGACTTCGATCCGCCCGCGACGCTGAGGCGGCGCGGACCGGAACTGGCGGCCGAATGCCGCTTTCTGCGGGCGCTGTTCCCGAGCGCCGCCGACCGCGCCGCCTGCGTCGCGCTGCTGGAGGGACTGCCGCTGAACGGCGCGGTGGCGCTGTGGCTGGCCATGCTGGAATGCCAGGGCGGCCTGGACCACGCGCTGCGGACCTGTCTGATCGCCGTCGGCGCCGCCCGCCTGCTCGGCCTGCCGCGGCTGCAGCAACAGCAGGTGGCGCTGGCGGCGCTGCTGCACGATGTCGGCGAGCTGTACACCGACCCCAATCATCTGGCGGCGCAGCACACGCTGCGGCTGGAAGAATGGCGCCACGTGGTCGGCCACCCGGTGCTGGGCTGTCGGCTGGTCGGCGCCTTGGCCGGCCTGAAGCAGCCGCGTCCGGTGGCGCTGGCCATATTGCAGCACCACGAGCGGCTGGACGGCAGCGGCTACCCGCTCGGCAGCAACGGCGCGCAACTGGAGACGCCGGGGCAGATACTGATGCTGGCCGACACCGTCAGCCAGCTGCTGGAAGGCGCGCCCGACCCCGGCGGCCGCATCGAAATCGCGCTGAAGATCCTGCCCGGCGAATTCGATTACGCCTTGGTGTCGGCGCTGTGCAAGATCAGCCGGGAAGCGCACGGACACGGCGCCGCCGCGCCGGCCGCCGGCATCGAGGTGCTGCCGCGGCTGCTGCGGCAGATCGGCCGCGCCACGCCGTGCTTCTGGGGCATGAAGGAGCTGGAGAGCAGCCTGACGCCGGCCGGCCGCGCCCACCTGGGCTCCAGCATGGAACGCTTCGACACGATACAACGCGCGCTGCTGAGCACCGGCGCCGGCGAATTGACCGCCGAGCCGGAAGACGAGGAGTTGCGCCAAGAGCTGGCCGGCGTGATAGGCGAGGTGCGCTGGCGGCTGCGCAATCTGGCGCGGCAGATCGTGCTGCCGCTGGACCGGCTGCCGCCGACCGAGAAGGCCGCCTTCCTGTCGCTGGCCGACGCGCTGATGGAGGACTAG
- the bioD gene encoding dethiobiotin synthase translates to MSQGYFITGTDTEIGKTHSAVELIRLYRGQGRTVLAMKPVASGCEILPDGGWLNDDVARLVAATGQTDLDLMNPYRFLPPVSPHIAAREAGVEIELSRIGEHYRRLSAQADIVLVEGAGGWLAPLSDTLFMADLAQSLALPVILVVGMRLGCINHALLSARAIVDSGLELAGWVANCAQPPQAAYAENLATLRRHIPAPLLLELPYRG, encoded by the coding sequence ATGAGCCAGGGCTATTTCATCACCGGCACCGACACCGAGATCGGCAAGACCCATTCCGCCGTCGAGCTGATCCGCCTGTACCGGGGACAGGGCAGGACCGTGCTGGCGATGAAGCCGGTGGCGTCCGGCTGCGAGATCCTGCCGGACGGCGGCTGGCTGAACGACGACGTGGCGCGGCTCGTCGCCGCCACCGGACAGACCGATCTCGACTTGATGAATCCCTATCGCTTCCTGCCGCCGGTGTCGCCGCACATCGCCGCGCGCGAGGCCGGGGTGGAAATCGAGCTGTCCCGGATCGGCGAGCATTACCGCCGCCTGTCGGCCCAGGCCGACATCGTGCTGGTCGAGGGGGCCGGCGGCTGGCTGGCGCCGTTGTCGGACACGCTGTTCATGGCCGATCTGGCGCAGTCGCTGGCCCTGCCGGTGATCCTGGTGGTCGGGATGCGGCTGGGCTGCATCAACCACGCGCTGTTGAGCGCGCGCGCCATCGTCGACAGCGGCCTGGAATTGGCCGGCTGGGTGGCCAACTGCGCGCAGCCGCCGCAGGCGGCCTACGCCGAGAACCTGGCCACGCTGCGCCGCCACATTCCGGCGCCGCTGCTGCTGGAGTTGCCGTACCGAGGCTAG
- a CDS encoding 2-isopropylmalate synthase: MQVDIDRLVADFGGPGKLADELNRLYPEDQVSRAAIYKWRERGSLPLAQLSRLAQLAAGQGRRFDFNDYLVGEPNQAAGRTIDMGDRLYIFDTTLRDGEQSPGASMTKEEKIRIARQLERLGVDIIEAGFAAASPGDFDAIRAIAETIKDSTVCSLARANERDVRAAGEAIRPAARGRIHTFIATSPIHMEKKLRMSPDEVVEAAVRAVTIAREYTDDVEFSAEDALRSDIDFLARIFGEVIKAGATTLNVPDTVGYAVPRLTEAFFRELIARTPGGDKVIWSAHCHNDLGMAVANSLAAVLGGARQVECTINGLGERAGNASLEEIVMAVKTRRDVFGVDSRVDATQIVPASKLVSTVTGYPVQPNKAIVGANAFAHESGIHQDGVLKHRETYEIMSAESVGWSANRLTLGKLSGRNAFKTKLAELGIVLDSEEALNAAFARFKELADKKREIFDEDLHALVSDEMVTIEREDYKLVSLKVLSETGEPPQASIVFVERGLERHGESSGSGPVDAAFKAIEIVAASGAELELYSVNAITKGTESQGEVTVRLSRDGRIVNGQGADTDIIVASAKAYLSALDKLTVAEKVSAQAIV; encoded by the coding sequence ATGCAAGTGGACATCGACCGACTGGTGGCGGACTTCGGCGGGCCCGGCAAGCTGGCCGACGAGCTGAACCGTCTGTATCCGGAAGATCAGGTGAGCCGGGCAGCGATATACAAATGGAGAGAACGCGGCAGCCTGCCGCTGGCCCAGCTGAGCCGGCTGGCGCAACTGGCCGCCGGACAGGGCAGGCGCTTTGATTTCAACGACTATCTGGTCGGCGAGCCGAACCAGGCGGCAGGGAGAACTATCGACATGGGCGATCGCCTCTACATTTTCGACACCACCTTGCGCGACGGCGAGCAGTCGCCGGGCGCCTCGATGACCAAGGAAGAGAAGATCCGCATCGCGCGCCAGCTGGAACGGCTGGGCGTCGACATCATCGAGGCCGGCTTCGCCGCCGCCAGTCCCGGCGATTTCGACGCCATCCGCGCGATCGCCGAGACGATCAAGGACTCCACCGTCTGTAGTCTGGCGCGCGCCAACGAGCGCGATGTGCGCGCCGCCGGCGAGGCGATCCGTCCGGCCGCGCGCGGCCGCATCCACACCTTCATCGCCACCAGCCCCATCCATATGGAAAAGAAGCTCAGGATGAGTCCGGACGAGGTGGTGGAGGCGGCGGTGAGGGCGGTGACGATCGCCCGCGAATACACCGACGACGTCGAGTTCTCGGCCGAGGACGCGCTGCGCTCCGACATCGATTTCCTGGCCCGCATCTTCGGCGAGGTGATCAAGGCCGGCGCCACCACGCTGAACGTGCCGGACACCGTCGGCTACGCGGTGCCGCGGCTGACCGAGGCCTTCTTCCGCGAATTGATCGCCCGCACGCCGGGCGGCGACAAGGTGATCTGGTCCGCCCATTGCCACAACGACCTGGGCATGGCGGTGGCCAACAGCCTGGCGGCGGTGCTGGGCGGCGCGCGCCAGGTCGAATGCACGATCAACGGCCTCGGCGAGCGCGCCGGCAACGCCAGCCTGGAGGAGATCGTGATGGCGGTGAAGACCCGCCGCGACGTGTTCGGCGTCGACAGCCGCGTCGACGCCACCCAGATCGTGCCGGCGTCCAAGCTGGTGTCGACCGTCACCGGCTACCCGGTGCAGCCGAACAAGGCCATCGTCGGCGCCAACGCCTTCGCCCACGAGTCCGGCATCCACCAGGACGGCGTGCTGAAGCACCGCGAGACCTACGAGATCATGTCGGCGGAATCGGTGGGCTGGAGCGCCAACCGCTTGACGCTGGGCAAGCTGTCCGGCCGCAACGCGTTCAAGACCAAGCTGGCCGAGCTCGGCATCGTGCTGGACAGCGAGGAGGCGCTGAACGCCGCCTTCGCCCGCTTCAAGGAACTGGCCGACAAGAAGCGCGAGATCTTCGACGAGGATCTGCACGCGCTGGTGTCCGACGAGATGGTCACCATCGAGCGCGAGGACTACAAGCTGGTGTCGCTGAAAGTGCTCAGCGAAACCGGCGAGCCGCCGCAGGCCAGCATCGTCTTCGTCGAGCGCGGCCTGGAGCGGCATGGCGAGTCCAGCGGTTCCGGTCCGGTGGACGCCGCGTTCAAGGCGATCGAGATCGTCGCCGCCAGCGGCGCCGAGCTGGAATTGTATTCGGTGAACGCCATCACCAAGGGCACCGAGTCGCAGGGCGAGGTGACGGTGCGCCTGTCGCGCGACGGCCGCATCGTCAACGGCCAGGGCGCCGACACCGACATCATCGTCGCCAGCGCCAAGGCTTATCTGTCGGCGTTGGACAAGCTGACGGTAGCGGAAAAGGTGAGCGCCCAGGCCATCGTATAA
- the coxB gene encoding cytochrome c oxidase subunit II, giving the protein MSCLRIPFLCSLLLAARGAAAAEFNLQQPVTPLARTEYHLHTLLLIITGVIFVVVFLVMLYSIVRHRKSAGHEAKQFHENTTVEIIWTVVPLLILVVMALPATRAVLAQKSTRSEDMTIKVTGYQWRWRYDYLDDNFGFVSHLATPREAIEGKIPKPPHYLLEVDEPLVVPTQRKIRLLLTANDVIHSWWVPQLGVKQDAVPGFLRDSWMLIEKPGTYRGQCSELCGKDHGFMPIVVEAKSPEDYAKWREAKMKQLAASADDPNKVWKLDDLKARGEKIYTQNCIPCHQANGKGVPGTFPALDGSPIVTGDKAAHIEIVLFGGKKNPAMAAWGKQLSDTDIAAVITYERNSWGNHTGQVVQPKEVKAARGKTA; this is encoded by the coding sequence ATGTCTTGTTTGCGCATTCCGTTCTTGTGCAGCCTGTTGCTGGCGGCACGGGGCGCGGCCGCGGCGGAGTTCAACCTGCAGCAGCCGGTGACCCCGCTGGCGCGCACCGAATACCATCTGCACACGCTGTTGCTGATCATCACCGGCGTCATCTTCGTCGTCGTGTTCCTGGTGATGCTGTATTCCATCGTCCGCCACCGCAAGTCGGCCGGCCACGAGGCCAAGCAGTTCCATGAGAACACCACGGTGGAAATCATCTGGACCGTGGTGCCGCTGCTGATCCTGGTGGTGATGGCGCTGCCGGCCACCCGCGCGGTGCTGGCGCAGAAAAGCACCCGCAGCGAGGACATGACGATCAAGGTCACCGGCTACCAGTGGCGCTGGCGCTACGACTATCTGGACGACAACTTCGGCTTCGTCAGCCACCTGGCCACGCCGCGCGAGGCGATCGAGGGCAAGATTCCGAAGCCGCCGCACTATCTGCTGGAAGTGGACGAGCCGCTGGTGGTGCCGACTCAGCGCAAGATCCGCCTGCTGCTGACCGCCAACGACGTGATCCACTCCTGGTGGGTGCCGCAGCTGGGCGTCAAGCAGGACGCCGTTCCCGGCTTCCTGCGCGACAGCTGGATGCTGATAGAGAAGCCCGGCACCTATCGCGGCCAGTGCTCCGAGCTGTGCGGCAAGGATCACGGCTTCATGCCCATCGTCGTCGAGGCCAAATCGCCCGAGGACTACGCCAAGTGGCGCGAGGCCAAGATGAAGCAGCTGGCCGCCAGCGCCGACGACCCGAACAAGGTGTGGAAGCTGGACGATCTGAAGGCGCGCGGCGAAAAGATCTACACCCAGAACTGCATTCCCTGTCATCAGGCCAACGGCAAGGGCGTGCCCGGCACCTTCCCGGCGCTGGACGGCTCGCCCATCGTCACCGGCGACAAGGCCGCCCACATCGAGATCGTGCTGTTCGGCGGCAAGAAGAATCCGGCGATGGCGGCCTGGGGCAAGCAGCTGTCCGATACCGACATCGCGGCGGTGATCACCTACGAGCGCAACAGCTGGGGCAATCATACCGGCCAGGTCGTGCAGCCGAAGGAAGTGAAG